Sequence from the Streptomyces sp. NBC_00358 genome:
CCCGCGCCGCAGTTCGCGAACGATCAAGGTCATGGCATCGCACGCTACGCGGGGGCCGTGTGCGGATGCCTCTCATTTTCCGGCGGGTACGGGACAATCGCCGCGTGACCCTGAAGATCCGCATCGCAGAGGGGGCCGCGCCGTACGAGCAGGTGCGCGCCCAGATTTCCGAGCAGGCCCGGTCCGGCGCGCTGCCGGTCGGCTACAAGCTGCCCACCGTACGGGGGCTGGCCGAATCGCTCGGCCTCGCGGCCAACACCGTCGCGAAGGCCTACCGGGCCCTTGAGTCGGACGGGGTGATCGAGACGCGGGGCCGCAACGGTACGGTCGTGGCCGCCGCCGGGGACGCCGCGGAACGCGAGGCGGCGTCCGCCGCGCAGGCCTATGCCGAGCGGGCGCTACGGCTCGGCCTGACGGAGAACGCCGCCCTGGACGCCGTACGAGACGCACTGAGGGCAGCCTTCGAAGCCGACGCCTAGCCGCTCCCGGCGTCACCCGGGACCCGGGCTCGACGTGGGCCGGGTCCCGAGGTGGGCCGGGTCCCGAGGTGGGCCGGACTCGACACCGGCAGGGCCTCGACACGAGCAGGTCCCCGGCGGCGGCCTGGACCCCGACATCGGTCGGCCCTCCGGCACCGGCAGGGCCTCGGCACCGGCAGGTCTCCGACACGAGCAGGTCCCCCGCGGCCGCCTGGACCCCGACATCGGTCGGCCCTCCGGCACCGGCAGGGCCCCCGACACCGGCAGGGAACCGCCCGTGGCGGGAGCCTGTCCACGGCATCGACCGGGACCCGCGCCCGCGGCCCACGCCCGTCGGTCTTGGGCCGCCCAAGGCGTCGGCCAAGGCTCACCCCCCGGCACCAGCCGGGGGCCCGGCCCGGTCACGAGCCCCCAGCGGAGGCCGAGTCGGTGCTCAGGCCGGGTCTACCCCGGGCGCGAGCTCACCTGCCGACACCGTCCCGGTGCCAGCCCGAGACCGCCCCGGCATCAGGTCGGTGCTCATGCCGGGTCTACCCCGGGCACGAGCCCATCCGCCGACACCGTCCCGGCGCCAGCCCGAGACCGCCCCGGCATCAGGTCGGTGCTCATGCCGGGTCTACCCCGGGCACGAGCCCATCCGCCGACACCGTCCCGGCGCCAGCCCGAGACCGCCCCGGCATCAGGTCGGCGCTCAGGCCACGCCTACGCCGG
This genomic interval carries:
- a CDS encoding GntR family transcriptional regulator, which gives rise to MTLKIRIAEGAAPYEQVRAQISEQARSGALPVGYKLPTVRGLAESLGLAANTVAKAYRALESDGVIETRGRNGTVVAAAGDAAEREAASAAQAYAERALRLGLTENAALDAVRDALRAAFEADA